The Helianthus annuus cultivar XRQ/B chromosome 16, HanXRQr2.0-SUNRISE, whole genome shotgun sequence genome includes a window with the following:
- the LOC110916107 gene encoding uncharacterized protein LOC110916107: MGYWSAANATEAYIKTMKMGKRANEPDVAEFISAIAAGNNAQLMVVACAAMAGLTTLGLIAASHQTGGRLVCIVKGIEELESSKHALNSDADQVEFVVGNAESLLSNEYKSADFVVIDCNLENHEGILGAIQNNREKSTIVLGCNAYWKDSWVWSRSNSHLFPIGEGLLLMRVPGKSQNSGGRNGGSGGERRSRWVVKVDKCTGEEHVFRIKLPGGRAVKA, from the exons ATGGGCTACTGGTCAGCTGCAAATGCCACTGAAGCATACATCAAAACCATGAAAATG GGTAAGAGAGCAAACGAACCAGATGTAGCCGAATTCATCTCAGCAATTGCAGCTGGAAACAATGCTCAACTTATGGTGGTTGCATGTGCGGCCATGGCTGGTTTGACCACGTTAGGTCTCATAGCGGCATCTCATCAGACAGGTGGTAGGTTGGTTTGCATTGTCAAAGGGATTGAAGAACTCGAGTCCTCCAAGCACGCCCTTAACTCAGACGCCGATCAGGTTGAATTCGTTGTAGGAAATGCTGAATCTCTGTTGTCAAATGAATACAAATCCGCAGATTTTGTGGTCATTGACTGTAACCTAGAGAATCATGAAGGCATTCTTGGAGCCATACAAAACAACAGGGAAAAGAGTACAATTGTGTTGGGGTGTAATGCATATTGGAAGGACTCATGGGTGTGGAGCAGATCAAACAGTCATTTGTTTCCAATTGGAGAAGGGTTGCTGTTGATGAGAGTTCCTGGAAAGTCTCAGAACAGTGGTGGGAGGAATGGCGGCAGCGGTGGTGAAAGGCGGAGCCGTTGGGTGGTTAAAGTTGATAAATGCACAGGCGAAGAACATGTTTTTCGGATCAAATTACCAGGTGGTAGGGCTGTGAAAGCTTAA